From Companilactobacillus heilongjiangensis, one genomic window encodes:
- a CDS encoding ketose-bisphosphate aldolase has product MLMNMVDLLDVAYKNNFAVGSYNVSNSEFVEAIIDAAEKKNAPAIIQIHPDELSFISEDFVAYVRQAVNRTRIPMAIHVDHGGTYQDILKGIRNGYSSVMIDASAKPWEENIAITKKCVEAAHAVGVSVEAELGTIGSNELSVDSNGVNEILYTDPEDAKKFVEATGVDTLAVAIGTRHGHYAHVEKPELRIDLLEKIHEAVDIPLVLHGGSDNKDEEIRKTYKHGVAKINLSTDMKTAFFNQLRKTLVEKPDDYEPNVLMPSARKAAQDLVEYKMDLFNSTGKASLYFK; this is encoded by the coding sequence ATGTTAATGAACATGGTTGATTTACTAGATGTAGCTTATAAAAATAATTTTGCGGTTGGTTCATACAATGTTTCAAACAGTGAATTTGTTGAAGCAATTATTGATGCGGCTGAAAAGAAGAATGCCCCAGCTATTATTCAAATTCACCCAGATGAATTGAGCTTTATTAGCGAAGATTTTGTAGCTTATGTCAGACAAGCTGTAAATCGTACAAGAATCCCAATGGCCATCCACGTTGATCATGGTGGGACTTACCAAGATATTCTTAAGGGAATTAGAAACGGTTATAGTTCAGTAATGATTGATGCTTCAGCTAAACCTTGGGAAGAAAATATTGCTATTACCAAGAAATGTGTCGAAGCAGCCCATGCAGTTGGTGTTTCTGTAGAAGCAGAATTAGGAACAATTGGAAGCAATGAATTATCTGTTGATAGTAACGGTGTTAACGAAATTCTTTATACGGATCCTGAAGATGCTAAGAAGTTTGTTGAGGCAACTGGAGTAGATACATTAGCAGTTGCTATTGGAACACGTCATGGTCACTATGCACATGTTGAGAAGCCAGAATTAAGAATCGATCTTTTGGAAAAGATTCACGAGGCAGTTGATATTCCATTGGTATTACATGGTGGTTCTGATAACAAAGATGAAGAAATCCGTAAGACATACAAACATGGTGTTGCTAAAATCAACCTTTCAACGGATATGAAGACCGCATTTTTCAATCAATTACGTAAAACATTGGTTGAAAAGCCTGATGATTATGAACCAAACGTGTTAATGCCAAGTGCTCGTAAGGCTGCACAAGATCTTGTTGAATATAAAATGGATCTATTCAATTCAACAGGAAAGGCTAGCTTGTATTTCAAATAA